One window from the genome of Dolosigranulum savutiense encodes:
- a CDS encoding PPC domain-containing DNA-binding protein → MNYTRNGSTIMARLDRGDNIMESLTAIADAEAIKAGSVSAIGAVDKAIISYFLIDEQRYDTQTFEEPFEVLSLNGTLTTVDGKPHQHVHIVLGRSDFSTIGGHLQEATVNITLEMHITILDETVTRSEDDTFDIQSLHFN, encoded by the coding sequence ATGAACTATACACGCAATGGATCAACTATTATGGCACGACTAGATCGAGGCGACAACATTATGGAGAGTTTAACAGCTATCGCTGACGCTGAAGCGATTAAGGCAGGCAGCGTGTCAGCGATTGGTGCGGTAGATAAAGCAATTATCAGCTACTTCTTAATTGACGAACAGCGCTATGACACCCAGACATTCGAAGAACCATTCGAAGTCTTATCGCTCAACGGCACGCTCACCACTGTCGACGGAAAACCACACCAACATGTCCATATTGTCTTAGGACGCTCAGACTTCTCTACTATCGGCGGTCACTTGCAAGAAGCGACCGTCAATATTACGCTCGAGATGCATATCACGATTTTAGACGAAACCGTCACCCGTTCAGAAGATGACACCTTTGACATCCAATCCCTTCACTTCAACTAA
- a CDS encoding ROK family protein, producing MIITIDIGGTAIKTGFMQDEKLTTLAQYPTDPKRENFSMLATLDNILDDILAQYPEADGVALSSAGVIDHQQGQVAFANENIPGYKGTELAAHIESTYHLPCSVDNDVNCALMGELSLPRYQEVDSALMFTIGTGVGGAVYLNGDLYRGPTFSAGEVGYSIINGQPIEQVASTTALVAYVKERVDEAVRDDVDGKWIFAQAKAGHEICQEGIEWLVHHLTTHIVNAVSLLNPEVVILGGGIMEQVDYLRPLIETKFKELYQNTLVLRQTEIAFAQLGNRAGMIGAYEVFKTKHPA from the coding sequence ATGATTATTACGATCGATATTGGTGGAACAGCGATTAAGACTGGCTTCATGCAAGACGAGAAGTTAACCACGCTAGCTCAATATCCGACTGATCCCAAGCGTGAAAATTTTTCAATGCTAGCTACTTTGGACAATATTTTGGACGATATTTTAGCGCAGTATCCGGAAGCGGACGGCGTAGCACTCTCTTCAGCGGGAGTCATCGATCATCAACAAGGGCAGGTAGCGTTCGCTAATGAGAATATTCCTGGTTATAAAGGGACTGAATTAGCTGCTCATATTGAGTCGACGTATCACTTGCCTTGCAGTGTTGATAACGATGTGAATTGTGCCCTGATGGGTGAGCTTAGTTTGCCTCGCTATCAAGAAGTGGATAGTGCACTGATGTTTACGATCGGAACGGGTGTAGGTGGTGCGGTTTACTTGAACGGGGACCTTTATCGAGGGCCAACATTTAGTGCGGGGGAAGTGGGTTATTCGATTATTAATGGACAACCCATCGAACAAGTAGCGTCTACTACCGCACTCGTTGCCTACGTAAAAGAGCGTGTAGATGAAGCGGTGCGCGATGACGTGGATGGTAAATGGATTTTCGCACAGGCGAAGGCCGGTCACGAGATTTGCCAAGAAGGAATTGAGTGGCTCGTTCATCACTTAACGACACATATCGTTAATGCGGTCAGTCTCCTGAATCCAGAAGTAGTGATTTTAGGTGGCGGAATTATGGAACAAGTTGATTATTTGCGTCCTTTAATAGAGACAAAATTCAAGGAGCTGTATCAGAATACATTAGTTCTGCGCCAGACCGAGATTGCTTTTGCTCAGTTAGGAAACCGCGCGGGCATGATCGGCGCGTATGAAGTCTTTAAGACCAAACATCCTGCATAA